Genomic segment of Planctomycetaceae bacterium:
TGCCTGGACTACGCAGGCATCGGCTACAACCTCAGAACATTTGCCGACATCCGCCAGCTTCGGGGATTCTGACGTGCTGATTTCCGATAGCCCGGATTCCAGCGACGTGAATCCGCTGCAGCCCCACGATGTGTGGATGAAGAAGGCTCTTGACCAGGCTGTTCTTGCGTTCGAACAGGACGAAGTTCCCGTCGGCGCTGTAATCGTTTACCAGAACCGAATTATCGCCGAAGCGTGTAATCAGCGGGAATCTCTGAACGACCCGACCGCACACGCGGAAATGATCGCCATCACTCAGGCGGCGGAGGCTCTGCATTCGTGGCGACTGCTGGACTGCACGCTGTACGTCACGCTGGAACCCTGCCCGATGTGCGCCGGAGCGATCGTGCAGGCGCGAATCCCGTTCGTCGTCTACGGTGCGCCTGACCCAAAGGCGGGAGCCTGTGACTCGCTGTTCCAGATCACATCCGACATCCGCCTGAACCACCAGGCCGCCGTCCTGGGCGGCGTCATGCAAGCCGACTGCAAAGCCATCCTGCAGGAATTCTTCCGCCAGCAGCGGTCACTGGGAAAGAAATAGCCGGGCCGCAGTTTCCGTGCAGCCCGGCGTCGCGCGCGGGTGGCACTGATCTGACGGTTCGGACAGTGTGCAACTGGCTGTGCCAGTGCATCGACACTGACGGTTCATGCTGTGCACAGGCCAGATTTCGGCAACTGATGCCGCGTCCCGGGCTGAAACGCCTGCCATGCGAAATGCACTGGCACAGTCAGTGCCACTCTACGGAACTCCCTGCCAGTCCCACCCTTCCGAAACGCACTGGGACGGCCCGAAGTGGTACGCGAGGGAATGTGTCGCATGTGCCACCCAGCCGTTTC
This window contains:
- the tadA gene encoding tRNA adenosine(34) deaminase TadA yields the protein MLISDSPDSSDVNPLQPHDVWMKKALDQAVLAFEQDEVPVGAVIVYQNRIIAEACNQRESLNDPTAHAEMIAITQAAEALHSWRLLDCTLYVTLEPCPMCAGAIVQARIPFVVYGAPDPKAGACDSLFQITSDIRLNHQAAVLGGVMQADCKAILQEFFRQQRSLGKK